The Solanum dulcamara chromosome 6, daSolDulc1.2, whole genome shotgun sequence genome contains the following window.
AACTCCTTCAAGTGCTCCTTTGTTTTTCCAATATGGTCCACATAAGCTCCAAGAGATCTGCTTCCCATGCTCTACTTCTCTAACTCTTTCTTCTAAACTTCCACGCTATCAATATGCCTTTAACACAACCAAGCAACACACAATCAACTACGAACATGTTCCATGCTACATACCGTAACCAATATGCCAGACCAAAATGGAATAACAGATGATTAGTGTATGCTCCAGCAGCCTTACACATGGAAATATCCACAAAAATTTGGCCTCAGTGATTCTCATTTAACTTTCTACAGATGTTTCAATTTAGAAGCTTTACCATTTGACTTGTGTTAAATGTAAGAACGTATAAACCATAACTTTGACTTAAACGAGGTACTATTGCAATTGAACTACAATGTTAACATAAGAAGTGGTAAAATGCCCCCTGCCCCCTCTGCCCGGGTTTGACCATGACCTAAATGagatatatttttgtttgtttcagGTAAAAAGTAAAACTTTCCTTAATAAAAACAAACAAGAAGGTGCTGAAAATTATCTAAATGAGgagggaggggggagggggggatcACCTTATATGAATTGATTGCTCCTTTGCAGATCTAAGACTTGAATCTTCTGGAGGTAGCAATTTGCACAAAGCCAAGGCCTCCTCAAAGTTTCCAGATGCTGTTAGTTGTACAATctgcatcatatatcatataaataaGTTGGAATCACGCTCTCACAATtaaactcggtggataatggaACCTTTGTGGGTCTGTTCCTGAACCTCTTGGATCTTAAGTCTTTGTGGGTACAAAAAGTAAGAGGTTTGCATGTAGTAGGGAAAAAGTGAGAAAGCCCATAAGGCATTTGATCAATGAACCATTAAACTAAAAAATGATTGACTGAGACCACTCCGTCGAGCATGTATGAGTAGTCAAGAAGTCTAGAGCACTTAAGTTGGTTGTTGACCAGCGGAAAGCATTGGAGAGTCTCATAAACAAAACTAATCATGTTACAACCTGAAATATAGATTTATTTTGCAAGACTTAGACGATCAGTTTGTGTGTCTAAGGCATTCTCAGCTTAGTCATGAAAACCCCCAGTTCCTCCAAAACGAGTTATTCGGTTACACGTAGACATAAATGTGCTACAGTTCCAATACTGGCTTAGAAGCATAAGCAAGatagttaaaaataatattaaactaAACCTTCTTGGGTGACAATTACCTGTGCACCGAGAGGAACAGGAAATAATCCAAAAACAGAATAATCAAGAGCAACAATAACAGCATTGTTGCTTTGAACAAGACGGCGAACATTCCGAAGGACAACTGTTTGAATCAAAGGATAAGGAACACGAAGAGAACGTATCTGCAATTTTCGAAAACATCAAACTGCATTATCTTTTCCGATTATTTAGAGCTAAGGTTAATCGCTTAATAACGAACAAAAAGTACGGATTAGCGAATTAAAAACTCAATCTACCTCAACATGTCGCGGTAAAAGACCTATTGTGTAGGGCTTCTGAACAACAACAATTGCAGGAGCCTCTGACCAACAAACCCTCCCATCTTGGATCAACTTCCCATTTTGGTCTACTAAGACACCAATATTATCCTGAAACAACAACGATTAAGCATAGTGGTAATTTTTAAAGCTGGATATTTAGTTTTCAAAAAAAACAACCCAGAACCAACTGGTACTGGTTCCATACACAAAAGCTGGACATTTAGTTTTCAAAGATTAGGACTTTTCTCGAGAGAAGTGAGAGACAAGGGCTTCATCAACTAAATCATAGAGAGTAGAGTATAGATTCTATGGAATCAAAGTCATCGAGGGAATAAGAACAGAGGGTGCATCTAAGATAAAATCAATTCTGAAGTAAAAGTATGTTTTCCCTGCTGGTATGTGGAATTTGAAAAGTAACAACAATGTGGGAAGATGGTCAGCCTCAATCCATAAGACAATAGTGGTGTGTGCATGAATGTGGAAAGAACTAGAAGGACAATCAACTCAATGTAATAATGGTAGTGATAAGCTTTAGAAGAATGTTGAATGACTAGGAACTGAATAGAATAGCTGAAAATTTCTCAGAAGTTTGGAACATTTCCCAGGTAATACAGCAACTGAAGACAGATTATTCTGCAAGATGCATAGCAAAGGTATACATAGTAAAATTGGCTATATAGTACTCATGTATAGTGGTCAGCAGGGGCCCAAATGGCCTTGGAAGCATATCTGGAAAGTGCAGATACCCTATAAGGTGgcattttttttttggctaGTTGTAAAAATCATGCTTGACTCAAGACAATTTGATGAACCGGGGGTTGCAGTTGTGTTCAAAATGTGTTTGTGTGGGAAGGATTGAAATTTGACTAGCTTTGGCAAGATGAACTGCCCGCTATTATCATTTTTGGTGCAAGGAAAAATTCCTAGTTGATGCTAAAACTTTGATAGAAATCATAGAATCCCTGTAAGAAGAGCAAGGAGACATTTTGCTTCTTTTGAAATGTCAACATGGTTTATGCACAACCTTTGTGCTGATGATATATAACATTATTACCTTTGTAAAAAAATGATAGTGTTACATTACCTTGCCCAAAAGAAGTTCTCCAGAGGGAAGAGACACCACAAGAGGTGCGGCGATCCTCCCTGAAGGAAACACTTCAGACAACGCACCATTGGTGGTATTCAATATCATGTACTCTCTTCTAATCCCCAAGCAAATATTCTCACCACACCAAGACATCGACTTGACTGTATCAGGAACTCCAAATTCCTTCACCTCCACAAAACCCCTCCCCCCTATAGAAGTTTCAAATAAGAATCAGATTACACTAACACAACTCTTATAGCATGAGAAAAATACTATTAGCAATATCCAAACAGCTTTGGGCAAGAAACCTGAAGGTCAAGTCACCAAGTGCAAGAAGAAAGAATTTTATAGGCATTTATGATACTTGTGTTAAACTAAAAGCAGTGAACAGAAAACTATACCCCCCTCCCCCCCTATCCCGATTTATGTAACACTCCAGCTATTTTATGATGTCACAAAATATTTGAACCATTCCATTTCTATACAACTTCCAAAAATTCAAATCATTAAACTAATTAAACTGGCGTCATCTGATGTTTACTCTATCAACTATCTTCTCAACCATCagtttaatattttcttctactTGCCTTACTGTAACATATAAATCAAGTTAATATCTCTCCGTCTGCTCAAATATTGTCATataaaatgagaggaaaaaaatCTACAGATTTCTTTAGTAGCAAATACAAAGGACAGCCAATTCGGACCCCCTAAAGGTCATCGGAAGATCTGCAAAAGATTAGCTACAGTTCGAAAGTTATGTCTCTACTTACCGGAGGCAAAAACAGAAACAGGTGCATTCTTTTAACACATTTAACCATTACCTATTATGTTTGTAACATCATACCAATGGAAAATCACTTCCTTTCACATCTAGCAGACACTGAAGTACAAATTCACTCATCTAAAATCATCAGAAATGCATCAATGTCAAATGTTCAAATAACAAATATCGTAATTAAACTGCTATTCAAGTGATTACCATCGTGTCTGAAGATACAAACCCTCTTTTGCCTCCCAAAGCATAAAAACCCTCTTTTATCATCCCACGAATACACATTAGCACCTTTAGCCTTAGTAATCACAGCTAAAGTCTCCAAATTAGGCAACCGATGGAATGCAATGGACTCGGAGAGAGAAAGCAGAAGTTCTCGTGAGACAAGGACTTCCATGGACAGCATTTGTCGTCTGGAGAATCCATTCACAGTTCTTTCAAGCACATATCGCTCTTGCTGAAGCCCTAAATTCTGGTTGTGATAATCGGATGGCGGAGATTGACCGGAAACGGAGGATTCAGGACCGTAAACACGGAGAGATCCATCGGAACAAGCGACGAGCAAATTTGAGCCGTATGATTCGATAGCATCGATTTTTGTGGCACAATTATTGAGGAGTTCGAAGGAATCGTACGCACTGTGcaccatttatttattttttttgcttcgTTCTTTCTTCTTCTCCGATTGCTTTTGTCTCCGATGTCAAATTTTCAGTCCACGTGAAACGACGTCGTGTTAGCATGTTAATTGCTCGACTGGAGCTTTTGTTTTACAGTTATATGCTTTGTCCCGCTCTGTTTGGATTTTGTCCTAAACTTTACTATTTCCACACCCAAATTTACCAAATACTATAATGGAAATATAtgctttattatttatttaggtAAACAAAGGAATTGAAAATATTAGTACAAGCAGGATTGTATCCAGAGTTGGCTGTCTTCAAAAGGattaattttgccaatttttacTAACACGACAGCTATATGATTGAAGGAGGTGATATATTTTATGaggttaatttatttatgtaatGAGTGTTTGAAAACACACACGCCCAaaacttatttttcaaaattgagtTTCATATGTATAATAAGAACACTTTACCATGTGTTTAGATGTTCAATAGTAAAAAATCATAGTTTGCATATCTAAATATAATTCGCGAGTAAGTTTAAGAAGTTGGaatatattatgtttttttcCCTTGTCTTCATATCTCAACCTCATCTAATATCAATTGTACAGTTTTATTTCACCTTATCCCGATCCTCAAAATATGTCTCCTTTCTCCAATATGATGCTACCAGAAAGAAGAACATTGATAAAGCAAGTAGTTTGCATAAAGTAATTAAGAAGTAGTCTTGTTATGAGCATGTATATCAGTATATGGTAGTAACAAGAACATCACTTCTATGTGACTGACTGACTTCTCCGAGGTAGGTAATTATTGTGATATAATAGCTGAACAAGGGCAAAGGTCATTAGAACAACGAAACCTCAATATGAAATTTCAATCAACTTTTTATTGATTATAAGGTTCTCTAGTGTATTTTCTGCACAAACCAATATGTGAAGATCCATTTTGTGTTAAGTGTTGACATTCAAATGGGTGATGCATTTAATCtcaagcaacaacaacatatctaaCTAGAATGTATGCAAACCTTATCCATACACAGAGAGGTTGTTTCTTATAGACTCTGACTCAAAAATTCATTCTCATGCAGTACACCAGAATTTTGTCGTCCACCACACACAAAACGCACAAAATTATGGATGTAAAGCAACTGCCCTGAATGACGGGTTAAGGCATCAAGCTAGactagaaagaaaaaagatactACTAACACAGAAATTTAAACTCAGCATAATTAGTAGTATTGGCTAGAAGCCAAGAAGAAGATTCATACATTAGCCAATAAACATAAAATGGCGAGCGACCATTTTGCTAGCAAAACACGACAATCAAAACGACATTTATTTGTGGCCTTTCTTTTTCCAGAGGTCACCAAACATCTTAATACCAGAACCTTTTCTTTTTCCATGTCCAAAAACATCATCAGAATCATCAACCAAGCCTGGTGAACCCATGTAACTGCCATATCCACCAACACCTGGTTCAAATACATTACCATAGTGCTTATCCATTGATCCACACCTCTCCGGTAGCCTTCTCCCGTTCATCTCCACGCCTCCTCCTGCTAATACTGCTGCAGCAGCATCTGCTGCTTTCCTCCATTGTTCTGTTTGGACTCTAAGTTTCTTCATCTCATTTTCTAATGCCTCTTTTGCCTTTTCAGTGGCTTCAAGTTTCTCCTTTAAATGAACTCCATCATTCTTGCTTGTTTCCAGCTCTTGTGTTAGTTGGTTTAGCTTGAGGTTCGTTTCGTCTTTATTGGACTTAGCAGATGATATCTCTTGAATCTTTTCATTCAGCTCCTTTTTCAGGCTCTCGTTTTCTTGGCAAAAAACCTGaacctctttttctttctcctcCAACTTGGATTTCAATGAGCTTATTTCTTCATCCTTCAAGTTAAGCTCTTCAAACGATGGTTTCTCTGGTTCAGcatgtgaaagacttgaacttTTCAAGTCATCTTCAGCAGAGGGGTGGCTAATTTCAACATTTGGAGGAGGCTCCACAGTTAACTTCTCAACTGGAACTTCAAACACATCCGTTTCTTTCATTTCATCGTCATCTGCAATTTCATGAGTCGGGTTGTttttgttgtcgttgttgttgttttcttgGATTCGGTCAGATTCAGCAACAGTTGGCTTCTTGGTTTTCTTGTCAAGCTGTTCTTGAGCTGCTTTTTTTGCAGCCTCAGCTGAAGCTAACTGTCCTTTAAGGGATTTGAGTTCATCCTGTGCTTGGCCAAGTTGGGATTCCAAATCTGCAATTCTTGTTCCTAGTTTCCTTTGATTCAGTGGATCAGATTGAGCACCTCGTGGAGAGCGACGATCACCTAATTTAGGACTCCGGTCAGTCACTGGCCGATGGTGTAGAGGATCAGACTCAGAGCTTGATGTTCTAAGTTGTGAAGGGCCTCGAGGAGATTGCCTTTGAGGCATTTCTGATCCCCTATAACATATGAGAAACAAAATAGTTGCTGTCAGAAACTATGAATTGTAACATATGAGAATGATAACTGTCCATAACAAACGGGACACGGATAACCTGCTACAACATGTTAAAATACACTGATATCAGAAAATATTGTTTACGTTTTACTCGTACGTATTTTAGAGGGAGTGCAAATCATCCCAAAAACTCACCTTGATCGTGGCATTGTACCTTCTTAAAATGTTAAATGATGCAAAGCTTCTAACACTTCAAAGTCTTGATCTGTGGAAGTGAAGGATCAATAATCAGTTTTGagacatcaacaacaacataacctGTGTAGTCCCACAAATGAATCTGAGGAGGTAGTATATAACAGATTTTACCCTACCTTGCGAGGTAGAACACTCAGCTCAAGAAAATAATAggagtgaaagaaaccatgaTAAAATACTACACAAGGCATACTGAAAAGGTAACAGTAactacaataaaataatatgataaaccAATTACAAGGATCAATATGTTTTAAGCATATCAACAAAATGCATCAAGTTCACCACATTGCATTGTAATTGAAAGTAAGAAATAATTTCTAGAAAGGAACATACAACCACAACAATAGAAGCAAGAAAAAATTCAGTTTTGAGTACTAACTTCAATGGAATTATAATGGAATTACACCTTTTGTAGCAAAGCCAGATATGTCCAAGAACACTTTTTTAGGAGTTTAACAAATAACTCACCAAAGTAATTAAGTAATAAATCCAAAAGTAACAcgtacaaaagaaaaaagagggaAGCATGCTTTTAGAACAGAGCAAAAGGAAAATTTGCAGACACCTTTAACCCCATGCATATGTCAATGTCATTGAAAAATGTGCACATAATAtcctaataaaaaaaactagaagGGGATTCAGATATTAGATTTTCATAGAATCTTTTTAAGTCTGTTTGCATGAATACACTTAACTGTTCATCATTGAAGATCTATCCCACAAATGATCAGCTACGTTGCTAGAACTCTACAAAAATGCTAGTGTATTTTTGTCAGACTCTCCAAAAAATGCACTTTGAAGAGTCTGAACAACATAGATTACTGATATATAAGAATGTGAAGAGGAGATAAACTTGAATTCTTGGAAAGACTATAGTTTTATAACATCAAAAAGTGAggttttatcttattttaaggTTCTTGAAACAGTATTCAAGATCACAAATCACTTTTgaccaaacaaacacaaatcCTTAAAAAGGAGGAAACTTTGATCTTTACAAAGACAAAACAACAAGAAAATGACAAAGGAAGAAATATCAAGATAATGTTCCTCAATTCTTACCAGAAAGAATTGCTAGTTCTAAAGCAAAAGTCGATACAAGAAGccttgagaatgaagaaataaaaaacACCCACAAAGCAGAATCAAGAAAAAGACTTTAACTTTATGTGAACTTTTAATGTTAGTTGTGGATGCAAGATTGCCTGTGAATGAGGGCTTACTTACCAGCATTAAAAGCCCTTtccttttttgaaaaaagagcAACAGTATAATCTCAGTGGAGCAGTAGAATTTTCGACCCAAGTAAGCTTAGGAGTTATATTTTAAAGATTTGAACTTTGAAATGTTTGAAGTTTGAATTAAAGTGGGGTAGCAGAATGAAAAGGGGGGGAAGAGGACAAGAGGGtaaatttgaatgataaaaGTAAGGAACTAAATAATTGTCACTGAGGCGTTGGAAAAatcatcttttctttttttttcttttttgggtttttcatcGGTGTGCAATATCTACATTAGAAAATTTTAACGATATCTAGATTGGTGTTGAAAATTCATTTTGGAGAACTATTGATGAGAATGATCCTAAATCGGAACGAAAAGAGAATTATGAACTCTTTATAAAGCTTGTacaattttctttcatttgaaataatttttaagacATGAATTAGGTCCAAACTCTAATTTGATATGATATCGTAGGAAGACTCATTAAGTCCAATGTGGTGCTCCAAAACTATGGGGTATTATAATACTTGGACAATTGTTTTTCTATTCCTATATGAAATCACATtcattaacaaaaatattttctaatttttaattaaaaatgaatgTATACTTATTATTTTATCACAATTGTGATTAATTTGAAAAAGTCCAACAACAATAGCAAAGCtgacctttttttcctttttactgTCCTTTTGCTTCTTTTCAAACCACTTACCTTTCTTGATTACTGAATCTATTTTCTCTTCCTCAACATCTAAATTATGGATAATAGTGAAGAGTATTTAACCTTTGAATTTCACACACTAaaaccaagaaaaaaaatattggacTTCGAACCATAGAAGAAAGGAAATACGTGTCCCATTAGGAAAAGTAGCTCTTCACCAGACAACTGCTAAGAAACAATTGAAAACTGAGTTAGTATTATTTTAGGgaattttttaatgattttacttCTTGTATTCACTTTTACTTATGCAcgctttataaaaaaaataataaataaagtatatatttttCGTTACaattaatgttaaagttaaaacataaaaaaaatatcttgatATGCTAGAGTTAATATATGAAAATGAAAAACTACTTTtactaatataataaataaataacaataaacGGAAAAAGTACTACAATAATATTCCCTTTTTTCTTTCACATTTAAGTTTCAAGGTAACTTTTGCTACTCTTTTGTTCACGTAGTAGAAATGATCTTGTCTATGAcctaaattaaaaattgaaaaagaaaagaaacatgatTGTTCATCATTTTTCAGTCCAAGAAAATGCATTAATTCTCGTACTCctttatcatattatatattaatttctaACTTAAGAGAAACTTTTTCCTAGTTAGGCTGggttttaataataaaaatccaATATGTTTTTCCTATGCATGGTTCTCATCGTAGTCTGAGGTATGCAAACCTTTTCGCTACttttattttaatgaaataaatgGACTCTCGACTCAAAAAAAATGTTTCAGATCAAATTTCATTATCCATATTAAGAATTCATCCTAGACATAATCCAGCCATTAAGCAAGAATCCATATAATTAACACATtccaatatatatttttataaaagaaacaaTTTTTGTCTTTAATACTTGACTTTATCTGAAAGGAGTACTTCTACCACTAGTAGTTCATTATTAATGTCCCTAGAGATTCTGGATATTAatgaataattatttaattagtagTACAAAACTTGAAATCAACAACTTGAAAAGTGATTCaatcatcaattaaattaagtgggtctaaacatcaattaaataatttagatgGGTGGCCCATGATTATGATCAAAAGAAGTAGCTGGGCTTTAATATGAAAAGGAACATTGCATGTGAGGTCTAAATGCATTCCAACTACTCCATGGAACCAGATTATACTTGCATCAACCCCACCCCCTTTCAAAAATAATACTCTCTATtcgtttttttttatttgtcaaattttaactttacatatctattaagaaaataatgattggTATActcctattaattgatagaattttaaacagatttacttattatatttttcaaagacattaacgcaatgttaataaattgagggtataatatgaagaaaaaatattgtcatttcttgatttgtcaaaattaacaaataaaaagaaaaattaaattaggaAATATTTAACAAGTAAAtaggaatggagggagtaattatcaaatatgaatttttcGATTCATTTAGTTCTCATACTAACTTAatctatcaaaaaaaaattaaaaaaataaaaaataatatatattatgcaTATCTTACGTATAAATTTTTATCACTAAAACTAAAAAATGCAGGGAGTGTGCATTAATTAATCAGATGATGGCCATAATAATGTGAACGAAGACTTTTCTTATTATTAGTCAAATAAAGAATTGATCGAGGATTGTGATCCAAtgattggaattttttttttcttaattaaagatctcaaattttaatatatttttttaaaaaaaaaattatattaagagCATCGTCTCAAAAATAAATTCTATAATACACAAATTCAAATACAGTCAAACAccaattgaaaagaaaaattgattGATTGAAATTCAATCGTGGGGTATGTTTTTCGCccattaataatttaatttgaaagTCATATGTGAACGCCGGtgcaatattattttcatataagCATTAATTTATCCCTATGTTCTTTCTCTTCTATAAAATTCAATAATTAGAAGATTTCCTGCCTTCCTGgaaatcttttatttatttttccctGTGATAAAACCTTTGAAGTCATAATTTCCCCTTTCCTGCCCTAGCGACCCTTTTTAAGtgtgtttttcaaaaatttcattcattttctAACTTTTCAAGTCCCATCAGCCACACGGTGGCTGGTGGCTGTGTTCATTCGAAGCCTCTTCGgtgaaatattaaattatttatatactaGATTTTGAATCtctttatatatctatattttttttcttctcttttccacTTCACCTCCACACCAAGTTAAAGTCCCTCACATGTATTTCTAAGTGTTTTCAAGTATTTCTAACATTCGAATACAAATAATTAACGAAATTCTATCCCATAATCTTAGGATTTTGTGTGATAAATCAAAATTAGGTGGCATATTTTGGTGAATATGGAGCATGGAGTTAGTGAATTAAACTTAgatcaagaaaataatttattagaataaataaaatgaggatGGAATCAGAGATGTAAAATTCAGAGCCCCCACCAAACTTGAATTTAATTAGATCATTGAACTTATCTGATTCTTCTtcactaaattaattataatagtaatactTTTTTTTAGTAAAAAAGGTCTCAGATTAAGCATCTTCAGTAGTACTCCAAATTGGGTAGTACACTTGGTACTACTTATTGTAGAGAATAGAAAAAGGAAGGtataattgaaagaaactttctGCTAGTCCAAAATCGTTAACTAAGACCGAAAGATTCAACTAAAGAAGATGATCAAGCTAGAAAGGAGAATGTGTATTTTGGTAAAAGAACTTTGTTATGGAAGAAAACTCTTTTACTTTTGTTGGATTGAACAAAAATGAGTAAGACCATCCTTATTTATATTTGTGTATGCTCGCGTAGAGGAAATTTTTTTGACTATTTACTTTCACCGGAAGCAAAGATTCTTAGATTCATCTACAAGAATAATCTAGATAATTTTATCTTCTAACTATCTAACAAGAATCTAGACTATTCTATAAttgattataaatattaaattctcTAGAATATCTATACATTTCTTATATACAATAAATAACTTTACAAATTTCTAAAAAGTtccattaaatatttaaaattatttgaccctataaaaaatcatctttatttttcacaGTTGTGTTCCACGATATCAAGCTTGcaaaattttatgaaatgaaatgtCAAATATAATATTAGCAGTACTAGAACTGTACTATAGTAAAAATGTAGTACTAGTAAATTAATTGAGACATTCTTGATGATAAAATAGATAACTTTATTGTAGTACAATCATCCATGTACTTGCTAAGCCACTCTTATTTGTAAAAGAATATAATGTACTGCATCATATCAACAATCTATCTATAAAAAGAGTCAAATATGCTACATTTAAACAGCCAAGGGaaaattgaattgaagaagaagaagcagaagATGACACTTTGTTGGTGACTTTGGTCTCGAAAGAGTGATAATTGGTGCTTATCATTGTTCATTTAATTTACTATAGTATGTTATTTGTCTTATATTTTTTCCACATTATTAGTAAAAGTAGTTACTATGGTAAACTCTTTATTGAAACCTATttcaaaaattacttaaatCGTTGAGGGTcgaaataattttttcatccCGCAAGAGGTAAGCgcaaaatttatgaaatttagtAAATTGTTTATTAGTTTTGTACATTAATTGAATGTTTATGTAACGGTGAAGAAAGAAATTTCTCTTAGGATATTCAAGATTATAAGTTAAAGGTCGTTCAATTGATCACCCTTGAATCTATATAGCTTATGTGGTAAAAACGTTACCAATTACTGATTACAAAACATACCCATCGTTTTTATATACTATAATATTTGTAAGAATGATACTTGTTGTTTCTTTTCGAAATTAGAAATAATTCAGGTGAAACCAATTTAATTTACAAATCTAAGCATTTAAGTGAGGTGGGAAGTTGCAGTCGTGTTTTTTGGATTATATGTTTGTTTTTGCTCTAACCTTGTTCATGAAAGTTGCATTTTTGTACAATGGAATTGTGGAATAATATTTGAAGGAAGAAAGGATTATTGTCATCATTATATGAACACATGCCATTATACTTTTGGGACCAAAGTCACCAACAGAGTGTCAAATTTCTCGTCACTCCGAGGTTAATGACAGTGATttctattgttttgttattctgTAGTAGTGCCTTTTTAATTTCCTTGGAGAATGTAACCAGCTAGAGCTA
Protein-coding sequences here:
- the LOC129893241 gene encoding interactor of constitutive active ROPs 1-like yields the protein MPRSRGSEMPQRQSPRGPSQLRTSSSESDPLHHRPVTDRSPKLGDRRSPRGAQSDPLNQRKLGTRIADLESQLGQAQDELKSLKGQLASAEAAKKAAQEQLDKKTKKPTVAESDRIQENNNNDNKNNPTHEIADDDEMKETDVFEVPVEKLTVEPPPNVEISHPSAEDDLKSSSLSHAEPEKPSFEELNLKDEEISSLKSKLEEKEKEVQVFCQENESLKKELNEKIQEISSAKSNKDETNLKLNQLTQELETSKNDGVHLKEKLEATEKAKEALENEMKKLRVQTEQWRKAADAAAAVLAGGGVEMNGRRLPERCGSMDKHYGNVFEPGVGGYGSYMGSPGLVDDSDDVFGHGKRKGSGIKMFGDLWKKKGHK